A segment of the Lentisphaera araneosa HTCC2155 genome:
CTTCTAGGTCCTTCCCCTTCTTTAAAGCCTGAATTTGCTTGACTAAATCTTTAGCTTCATGTTCCATTTGAAAACTACACCTATACCAAAATTAATCGTAGATTTGCACTCTACGTCATTAAAAATAGCAATAAAAGTTTATTTGAACTTAAAGTTCTTAAAAATTGAATAATTTTTGAGGAAACTTTAAACCATAATCGCCTTCATGCTCATTAAACTTAATCTGCATGTCGCCATAAGCATTTTTTAAATAGGCTTCTTTGGGCATAGAACGATTATTCTTTTTGGTAAAACCCTCGAATTGCAACAATCGATCAGGTTTATCAAAATCTAAACTCCCAGTCTTCCACATCACCTTCACTTCCTAAAAATAAATCACCATAGAGGCTCCAATGACCATCAATTTTGTATTCCGCAAAAGCTCCACCGCCAATGGCCTGATCATAGAAATCTGTGTAAAATACTTCAGCTCCCAGTTTCCACTGCTCGCCAAGACTCATTCGAGCTAAAACACTGTAATTATTGACATCATCCAAGCCGTCACTTAAGTCAACATAGTTATAGCCTAACCGAATTGATTCTAGGCTTAGTTCAGGGCCTTTTTCTATTGAGTAATAACGTTCCCCATCATACTTAAATTTTTTACCGTTTTGCTGGGCATTGAGGGCTGTTGCCATACTCATAAGGGTCAGCCCAATTAATAATTTCTTGCTAAACATTTGCTACCTCTTTTCTTTTGGCTAAAATTATATCTAAAATTCGTTTGCTGGCAGTTCCATCGCCATAGGGATTGTGAGCTCGGCTCATTTTTTCATAGAGTTTGGAGTCATCAATCAGCTGCTGAGTTTCCTTAACTAAAGCGTCGACTTCAGTACCCACAAGTTTAACCGTTCCGGCCTTTACAGCCTCAGGTCTCTCGGTTGTATCGCGCATCACTAGAACGGGCTTACCTAGACTTGGAGCCTCCTCCTGAATCCCACCTGAGTCGCTCATGATTAGCAAACAATTATCCATGAGGTAGATAAAGGGTTCGTAATCCTGAGG
Coding sequences within it:
- a CDS encoding UDP-N-acetylglucosamine 2-epimerase, translating into PQDYEPFIYLMDNCLLIMSDSGGIQEEAPSLGKPVLVMRDTTERPEAVKAGTVKLVGTEVDALVKETQQLIDDSKLYEKMSRAHNPYGDGTASKRILDIILAKRKEVANV